The following proteins are co-located in the Pseudomonas fluorescens genome:
- a CDS encoding sigma-54-dependent transcriptional regulator: MPHILIVEDETIIRSALRRLLERNQYQVSEAGSVQEAQERFSIPTFDLIVSDLRLPGAPGTELIKLGQGTPVLIMTSYASLRSAVDSMKMGAVDYIAKPFDHDEMLQAVARILRDRQSASSAPAEQRPAGKGANGADKPGVDNSNGEIGIIGSCPPMQDLYSKIRKVAPTDSNVLIQGESGTGKELVARALHNLSKRAKAPMISVNCAAIPESLIESELFGHEKGAFTGASAGRAGLVEAADGGTLFLDEIGELPLEAQARLLRVLQEGEIRRVGSVQSQKVDVRLIAATHRDLKSLAKIGQFREDLYYRLHVIALKLPALRERGADVNEIASAFLLRQSARINRTDLKFAPDAEQAIRHYSWPGNVRELENAVERAVILSESPEISAELLGIDIELSDLEDDDFIGLAPQQGGASNTSHEPTEDLSLEDYFQHFVLEHQDHMTETELARKLGVSRKCLWERRQRLGIPRRKTGVASES, from the coding sequence ATGCCGCACATTTTGATCGTCGAAGACGAAACAATTATCCGCTCTGCCTTGCGTCGCCTGCTTGAACGTAATCAGTACCAGGTCAGCGAAGCCGGCTCGGTGCAGGAAGCCCAAGAGCGATTCAGCATTCCCACGTTCGACCTGATTGTCAGCGACCTGCGTCTGCCGGGCGCGCCGGGGACCGAGCTGATCAAGCTTGGCCAGGGCACGCCCGTGCTGATCATGACCAGCTACGCCAGCCTGCGTTCGGCAGTGGACTCGATGAAGATGGGTGCGGTGGACTACATCGCCAAGCCGTTCGACCACGACGAAATGCTCCAGGCCGTGGCCCGCATCCTGCGCGACCGCCAGTCGGCCAGCAGTGCACCGGCCGAACAGCGCCCCGCCGGCAAAGGCGCCAACGGCGCGGACAAGCCAGGCGTCGACAACAGCAACGGCGAAATCGGCATCATCGGTTCCTGCCCTCCGATGCAGGATCTGTACAGCAAGATCCGCAAGGTCGCGCCAACCGACTCCAATGTATTGATTCAGGGCGAATCGGGCACCGGTAAAGAACTGGTCGCCCGCGCCCTGCACAACCTGTCCAAGCGCGCCAAGGCGCCGATGATCTCGGTGAACTGCGCGGCGATCCCTGAATCCCTGATCGAGTCCGAACTGTTCGGCCACGAGAAAGGCGCGTTTACCGGCGCCAGCGCCGGGCGCGCAGGTTTGGTGGAAGCGGCGGACGGCGGCACCTTGTTCCTGGACGAAATCGGCGAACTGCCTTTGGAAGCACAGGCACGTTTGCTGCGCGTGCTACAGGAAGGCGAAATTCGCCGCGTAGGTTCGGTGCAATCGCAGAAGGTCGATGTTCGCCTGATCGCTGCGACCCACCGGGACCTGAAGAGCCTGGCCAAGATCGGCCAGTTCCGTGAAGACTTGTATTACCGCCTGCACGTGATCGCACTTAAGCTGCCGGCCCTGCGCGAGCGTGGCGCCGACGTCAACGAGATCGCCAGCGCCTTCCTGCTGCGCCAGAGCGCGCGCATCAACCGTACCGACCTCAAGTTTGCCCCGGACGCCGAGCAGGCGATTCGGCACTACTCGTGGCCAGGTAACGTGCGCGAGCTGGAGAATGCGGTCGAGCGCGCAGTGATTCTGTCGGAGAGCCCGGAGATTTCCGCCGAGCTGCTGGGCATCGATATCGAGCTCAGTGACCTGGAGGACGACGATTTCATCGGCCTGGCCCCGCAACAGGGCGGCGCCAGCAATACCAGCCATGAGCCGACTGAAGATTTGTCACTGGAAGACTACTTCCAGCACTTCGTCCTTGAGCATCAGGACCACATGACCGAGACCGAACTGGCGCGCAAGCTGGGCGTAAGCCGCAAGTGCCTGTGGGAACGGCGCCAGCGCCTGGGCATTCCACGGCGCAAGACCGGGGTTGCCAGCGAAAGTTGA
- a CDS encoding polynucleotide adenylyltransferase PcnB: protein MLKKLFQSFRSPLRRTQHIRSTPEVLNSNQHSLQRAQFSRYAVNIVERLQNAGYQAYLVGGCVRDMLLNITPKDFDVATSATPEQVRAEFRNARIIGRRFKLVHIHFGREIIEVATFRAGHPQNDEEEDTNQSSRNESGRILRDNVYGTLEEDAQRRDFTINALYYDPVSERILDYANGVHDIRNNLIRLIGDPTQRYQEDPVRMLRAVRFAAKLNFGIEKHTAAPIRELAPMLREIPSARLFEEVLKLFLSGYAADTFEMLVDLQLFDPLFPASAEALEYNPTYTHTLISEALINTDLRIKQNKPVTPAFLFAALLWPALPKRVLRLQDRGMPPIPAMQEAAHELIAEQCQRIAIPKRFTMPIREIWDMQERLPRRSGKRADLLLDNPRFRAGYDFLLLRESAGEQTDGLGEWWTDYQDANDSQRRDMIRDLGSKGDGAGEGPKKRRRSGGKRKRSAVDASGATGE, encoded by the coding sequence ATGCTGAAGAAGTTGTTCCAGTCATTCCGTTCCCCCTTGCGTCGTACGCAACACATTCGCAGCACGCCTGAAGTGCTTAACAGCAATCAGCATTCATTGCAGCGCGCTCAATTCAGCCGTTATGCGGTGAACATCGTCGAACGTTTGCAGAACGCCGGCTACCAGGCTTACCTGGTGGGCGGGTGCGTGCGCGACATGTTGCTCAACATAACGCCCAAGGATTTCGACGTCGCCACCAGCGCCACGCCGGAGCAAGTGCGTGCCGAATTCCGCAACGCGCGAATCATCGGCCGCCGCTTCAAATTGGTGCACATCCACTTTGGTCGCGAAATCATCGAGGTCGCGACCTTCCGCGCAGGCCATCCGCAAAACGATGAAGAGGAAGACACTAACCAATCTTCCCGCAACGAAAGCGGACGCATCCTGCGCGACAACGTGTACGGCACCCTGGAAGAAGATGCGCAACGCCGCGACTTCACCATCAATGCGCTGTATTACGACCCGGTCAGCGAGCGCATTCTGGATTACGCCAATGGCGTACACGACATTCGCAACAACCTGATCCGCTTGATCGGCGACCCGACGCAGCGCTATCAGGAAGACCCGGTACGCATGCTGCGCGCCGTACGGTTTGCCGCCAAGCTGAACTTCGGCATCGAAAAACACACCGCCGCGCCGATTCGCGAGCTGGCGCCGATGTTGCGTGAGATTCCGTCGGCACGTCTGTTTGAAGAAGTGCTCAAGCTGTTCCTGTCGGGCTATGCCGCCGACACGTTTGAAATGCTCGTCGACCTGCAGTTGTTCGATCCGTTGTTCCCGGCGAGCGCAGAGGCTCTGGAATACAACCCGACGTACACCCACACCCTGATCAGCGAGGCGTTGATCAACACCGACCTGCGCATCAAGCAGAACAAACCGGTGACCCCGGCGTTCCTGTTTGCCGCCTTGTTATGGCCGGCCCTGCCCAAACGCGTCCTGCGCCTGCAAGACCGTGGCATGCCGCCGATCCCGGCCATGCAGGAAGCCGCGCACGAACTGATTGCCGAGCAGTGCCAGCGCATCGCGATTCCAAAACGCTTCACCATGCCGATCCGCGAGATCTGGGACATGCAGGAACGCCTGCCGCGCCGCAGCGGCAAACGCGCCGATCTGCTGCTGGACAATCCGCGGTTCCGCGCCGGCTACGACTTCCTGTTGCTGCGCGAAAGCGCGGGGGAGCAGACCGACGGCCTGGGCGAATGGTGGACTGACTACCAGGATGCCAATGACAGCCAGCGTCGCGACATGATTCGTGACCTCGGCAGCAAAGGCGATGGCGCCGGCGAAGGCCCGAAGAAGCGTCGCCGCAGTGGTGGCAAGCGCAAACGCAGCGCCGTCGATGCATCGGGCGCCACAGGCGAATAA
- the folK gene encoding 2-amino-4-hydroxy-6-hydroxymethyldihydropteridine diphosphokinase: MDRIYIGMGSNLAAPDQQLRSAVEALALLPGTSVAGVSAFYQSDSLLPGQPRYTNAVAALDSCLAPLEMLDALQAIENDQGRERLERWGPRTLDLDILLFGDRLIDEPRLKVPHYQMHLRAFVLYPLAELAPTHLQLPNGQTLCELLAACPFVGLERLPTA, from the coding sequence GTGGACCGTATCTACATCGGCATGGGCAGCAATCTCGCGGCCCCGGACCAACAATTGCGCAGCGCCGTAGAGGCGTTAGCGTTATTGCCAGGCACCAGCGTCGCCGGCGTATCGGCGTTTTATCAAAGTGACTCTCTGCTCCCGGGCCAACCGCGCTACACCAATGCGGTCGCCGCCCTGGACAGCTGCCTCGCGCCCTTGGAGATGCTCGATGCGTTGCAAGCCATCGAAAACGACCAGGGCCGCGAGCGCCTTGAACGCTGGGGCCCACGCACCCTGGATCTGGATATCCTGTTGTTCGGCGATCGCCTGATCGATGAACCGCGCCTCAAGGTCCCCCATTACCAGATGCACCTGCGGGCGTTCGTGTTGTACCCGCTGGCCGAACTGGCCCCCACCCACCTGCAACTGCCAAACGGCCAAACGCTCTGCGAACTGCTGGCAGCCTGCCCGTTCGTCGGCCTGGAACGCCTCCCGACTGCTTGA
- a CDS encoding sensor histidine kinase: MPMSFSLTQMLLISAAYLAALFGVAWISERGMIPRAIIRHPLTYTLSLGVYASAWAFYGTVGLAYQYGYGFLSSYLGVSGAFLLAPVLLYPILKITRTYQLSSLADLFAFRFRSTWAGALTTIFMLIGVLPLLALQIQAVADSISILTREPVQHRVALAFCALITLFTIFFGSRHIATREKHEGLVFAIAFESVIKLIAIGGVGLYALYGVFDGPQQLELWLLQNQTALAALHTPLQEGPWRTLLLVFFASAIVMPHMYHMTFTENLNPRSLVSASWGLPLFLLLMSLAVPLILWAGLKLGATTNPEYFTLGVGIAANSKSLALLAYVGGLSAASGLIIVTTLALSGMALNHLVLPLYQPPAEGNIYRWLKWTRRALIVAIIMAGYGFYLLLGAGQDLANLGIVAFVATLQFLPGVLSVLYWPTANRRGFIAGLLAGILVWIVTMLLPLVGNLQGFYIPLLNMIYVLDDTSWHMAAIASLAANVLMFTLISLFTNASPEETSAAEACAVDNVRRPQRRELHAASPQEFATQLAKPLGAKAAQKEVEQALRDLYLPFDERRPYALRRLRDRIEANLSGLMGPSVSQDMVETFLPYKAGGENYVTEDIHFIESRLEDYHSRLTGLAAELDALRRYHRQTLQELPMGVCSLAKDQEILMWNKAMEELTGIAAQRVVGSRLNTLADPWKELLQGFINLPDEHLHKQHLALDGQTRWLNLHKAAIDEPLAPGNSGLVLLVEDLTETQMLEDKLVHSERLASIGRLAAGVAHEIGNPITGIACLAQNLREEREEDGEITEISGQILEQTKRVSRIVQSLMSFAHAGAHQNLDEAVCLAEVAQDAIGLLALNRRNFEVQFFNLCDPDHWVDGDSQRLAQVLINLLSNARDASPPHSAVRVKSEAFEHTVDLIVEDEGSGIPQNIMDRLFEPFFTTKDPGEGTGLGLALVYSIVEEHYGQITIDSPADTESQRGTRIRVTLPRHVEATSAVN, encoded by the coding sequence ATGCCGATGAGCTTTAGCCTCACCCAGATGCTGCTGATCAGCGCCGCCTACCTGGCTGCGTTGTTCGGCGTCGCCTGGATCAGTGAGCGCGGAATGATTCCGCGGGCGATCATTCGCCATCCGTTGACGTACACCTTGTCCCTGGGCGTATACGCCAGCGCCTGGGCGTTTTATGGCACGGTGGGCCTGGCCTATCAGTACGGCTACGGCTTCCTTTCCAGCTACCTGGGGGTGTCCGGCGCATTCCTGCTGGCGCCGGTGCTGCTGTACCCGATCCTGAAAATCACCCGTACTTATCAGCTGTCGTCCCTTGCGGACCTGTTTGCCTTCCGCTTTCGCAGCACCTGGGCTGGCGCACTGACCACGATCTTCATGCTGATCGGCGTGCTGCCGCTACTGGCCCTGCAGATCCAGGCCGTGGCGGACTCCATCAGCATCCTCACCCGCGAGCCGGTGCAGCATCGCGTCGCCCTGGCCTTCTGTGCGCTGATTACGCTGTTCACGATTTTCTTTGGCTCACGCCATATCGCCACCCGCGAGAAACACGAAGGCCTGGTGTTTGCGATTGCGTTTGAGTCGGTCATCAAGCTGATCGCCATCGGCGGGGTCGGCCTCTATGCGCTGTATGGCGTATTCGACGGCCCGCAACAGCTGGAACTGTGGCTGCTGCAAAACCAGACCGCCCTCGCCGCCCTGCACACCCCGCTGCAGGAAGGCCCGTGGCGCACGCTGTTGCTGGTGTTCTTCGCCTCGGCAATCGTGATGCCGCACATGTACCACATGACGTTCACCGAGAACCTCAACCCGCGCTCACTGGTCAGCGCCAGCTGGGGCCTGCCGTTGTTCCTGCTGCTGATGAGCCTGGCGGTGCCACTGATTCTCTGGGCTGGCCTCAAGCTGGGCGCGACCACCAACCCTGAATACTTCACCCTCGGCGTCGGCATTGCCGCCAACAGCAAATCCCTGGCATTGCTGGCTTACGTCGGCGGTTTATCGGCGGCCAGCGGCTTGATCATCGTCACCACCCTCGCGCTTTCGGGCATGGCGCTCAATCACCTGGTGTTACCGCTTTACCAGCCGCCGGCTGAAGGCAATATTTACCGCTGGCTGAAGTGGACGCGGCGCGCGCTGATCGTCGCGATCATCATGGCCGGCTATGGTTTCTACCTGTTGCTGGGGGCCGGACAAGACCTGGCCAACCTCGGCATCGTCGCGTTTGTCGCCACCTTGCAGTTCCTGCCCGGTGTGTTGTCGGTGCTCTACTGGCCGACCGCTAATCGCCGTGGCTTCATCGCCGGGCTGCTGGCCGGGATCCTGGTGTGGATTGTCACCATGCTGCTGCCGCTGGTCGGCAATCTGCAGGGTTTCTACATTCCGCTGTTGAACATGATCTATGTGCTGGACGACACCAGTTGGCACATGGCGGCCATTGCCTCCCTGGCAGCCAACGTGCTGATGTTCACCCTGATCTCGCTGTTCACTAACGCCAGCCCGGAAGAAACCAGCGCTGCCGAAGCTTGCGCGGTGGACAACGTGCGGCGCCCGCAGCGGCGCGAACTGCATGCCGCCTCACCCCAGGAGTTCGCCACCCAACTGGCCAAGCCGCTGGGCGCCAAGGCCGCACAGAAAGAAGTCGAACAGGCGCTGCGCGATCTGTACCTGCCGTTCGACGAGCGTCGCCCGTATGCACTGCGCCGGCTGCGTGACCGTATCGAAGCCAACCTGTCCGGCCTGATGGGGCCGAGCGTGTCTCAGGACATGGTCGAAACGTTCTTGCCCTACAAGGCCGGCGGCGAAAACTACGTCACCGAAGACATCCATTTCATCGAGAGCCGGCTGGAGGATTACCACTCACGCCTCACCGGTCTCGCCGCCGAACTTGATGCCCTGCGCCGCTATCACCGTCAAACCCTTCAGGAACTGCCGATGGGCGTGTGCTCCCTGGCCAAGGATCAAGAGATCCTGATGTGGAACAAAGCCATGGAAGAGCTGACCGGCATCGCCGCTCAGCGCGTGGTGGGTTCGCGCCTGAATACGCTGGCCGACCCGTGGAAAGAATTGCTGCAAGGTTTTATCAACCTGCCCGACGAGCACTTGCACAAGCAGCATCTGGCGCTCGACGGCCAGACCCGCTGGCTCAACCTGCACAAAGCCGCCATTGATGAACCACTGGCCCCCGGCAACAGTGGCCTGGTGCTGCTGGTGGAAGACCTGACCGAAACCCAGATGCTGGAAGACAAACTGGTGCATTCCGAACGCCTGGCAAGCATTGGCCGCCTGGCAGCGGGTGTCGCCCACGAGATTGGCAATCCGATTACCGGTATTGCCTGCCTGGCGCAAAACCTGCGGGAAGAGCGCGAAGAGGACGGTGAAATCACCGAAATCAGCGGGCAGATCCTTGAGCAGACCAAGCGCGTTTCGCGCATCGTGCAATCGCTGATGAGCTTTGCTCACGCGGGCGCTCATCAGAATCTGGACGAAGCGGTGTGCCTGGCCGAAGTGGCGCAGGATGCCATTGGGCTGCTGGCCTTGAACCGGCGCAATTTCGAAGTACAGTTCTTCAACCTGTGCGACCCGGACCACTGGGTCGACGGCGACTCCCAACGCTTGGCGCAGGTGCTGATCAACCTGCTTTCCAACGCCCGTGACGCCTCCCCGCCGCACAGCGCGGTACGCGTCAAGAGCGAAGCGTTCGAGCACACGGTCGATCTGATCGTGGAGGATGAAGGCAGCGGTATTCCACAGAACATCATGGACCGATTGTTCGAACCTTTCTTCACCACCAAGGACCCAGGTGAAGGTACCGGTCTGGGCCTTGCACTGGTCTATTCCATCGTTGAAGAGCATTATGGACAAATCACCATCGACAGCCCGGCTGACACAGAAAGCCAACGCGGCACCCGTATTCGGGTGACCTTGCCGCGTCATGTCGAAGCGACGTCCGCTGTGAACTGA
- the pgi gene encoding glucose-6-phosphate isomerase, whose amino-acid sequence MAYYRTPHDVTALPAWQALNQHRLAMQDFSMREAFDADPQRFSQFTLSSCGLFLDYSKNLITSETRDLLVALAKEVDLKGAIKALYAGEPVNSSEGRPALHTALRRPVGDKLSVNGVNIMPDVHKVLNQITDLVGRIHDGLWRGYTEKPITDVVNIGIGGSFLGPELVSEALLSYAHKGVRCHYLANIDGSEFHELTQKLRAETTLFIVSSKSFNTLETLKNAQAARAWYLAQGGSEAELYRHFIAVSSNNAAAVAFGIREENIFPMWDWVGGRYSLWSAIGLPIALAIGMSNFKELLSGAYTMDQHFQNAPFEANMPVLLGLLGVWYGNFWGAQSHAILPYDHYLRNITKHLQQLDMESNGKSVRQDGTPVSTDTGPVIWGGVGCNGQHAYHQLLHQGTQLIPADFIVPIVSFNPVSDHHQWLFANCLSQSQALMLGKTRSEAEAELREKGIAEDEVQKLAPHKVIPGNRPSNTLVVERISPRRLGALVAMYEHKVFVQSVIWGINAFDQWGVELGKELGKGVYNRLTGAEETSAEDASTQGLINYFRGRHRG is encoded by the coding sequence ATGGCGTACTACCGCACTCCTCATGACGTTACCGCTCTGCCCGCTTGGCAAGCGCTCAACCAACACCGCCTCGCCATGCAGGATTTCAGCATGCGCGAAGCGTTTGATGCCGATCCCCAGCGCTTTTCCCAATTCACCTTGAGCAGCTGCGGGCTGTTCCTCGATTACTCGAAAAACCTGATCACCAGCGAAACCCGTGACCTGCTGGTGGCCCTGGCTAAGGAAGTCGACCTTAAAGGCGCGATCAAAGCGCTGTATGCCGGCGAACCGGTTAACTCCTCCGAAGGCCGCCCGGCCCTGCACACCGCCCTGCGCCGCCCAGTCGGCGACAAGCTGTCGGTCAATGGCGTGAACATCATGCCGGATGTGCACAAGGTGCTGAACCAGATCACCGACCTCGTCGGCCGTATCCACGATGGCCTGTGGCGTGGCTACACCGAAAAGCCGATCACTGACGTGGTGAACATCGGTATCGGTGGCTCGTTCCTGGGCCCGGAGCTGGTCTCCGAGGCGCTGCTGTCCTACGCCCACAAAGGCGTGCGTTGCCATTACCTGGCAAACATCGACGGCAGTGAGTTCCACGAACTGACCCAGAAGCTGCGCGCCGAGACCACGCTGTTTATCGTCTCGTCGAAGTCCTTCAACACCCTGGAAACCCTGAAAAACGCCCAGGCGGCACGCGCCTGGTACCTGGCCCAGGGCGGTTCCGAAGCCGAGCTGTACCGCCACTTCATCGCCGTATCGAGCAACAACGCGGCGGCGGTCGCTTTCGGTATCCGCGAAGAAAACATTTTCCCGATGTGGGACTGGGTCGGTGGCCGTTACTCGCTGTGGTCCGCCATTGGCTTGCCAATTGCCCTGGCCATCGGCATGTCCAACTTCAAGGAACTGCTGTCTGGTGCCTACACCATGGACCAGCATTTCCAGAATGCTCCATTCGAAGCCAACATGCCGGTGCTGCTGGGTCTGCTGGGCGTGTGGTACGGCAACTTCTGGGGTGCGCAGAGCCACGCGATCCTGCCGTACGACCACTACCTGCGTAACATCACCAAGCACTTGCAACAGCTGGACATGGAATCCAACGGCAAGAGCGTGCGCCAGGACGGCACACCAGTGTCCACCGACACCGGCCCGGTTATCTGGGGCGGCGTCGGTTGCAACGGTCAGCACGCTTACCACCAGTTGCTGCACCAAGGGACCCAACTGATTCCGGCCGACTTTATCGTGCCAATCGTCAGCTTCAACCCAGTGTCCGACCACCACCAGTGGCTGTTCGCCAACTGCCTGTCGCAAAGCCAGGCACTGATGCTCGGCAAGACACGCAGTGAAGCCGAAGCCGAACTGCGCGAGAAGGGCATTGCGGAAGATGAAGTGCAGAAGCTGGCCCCGCACAAGGTGATCCCGGGCAACCGCCCGAGCAACACCCTCGTGGTCGAACGCATCAGCCCGCGTCGCCTCGGCGCACTGGTGGCCATGTATGAACACAAAGTGTTCGTGCAGAGCGTGATCTGGGGCATCAACGCCTTCGACCAATGGGGCGTGGAGCTGGGCAAAGAGCTGGGCAAAGGCGTGTACAACCGTCTGACCGGCGCCGAAGAAACCTCGGCCGAGGATGCTTCGACCCAGGGCCTGATCAACTACTTCCGCGGTCGTCACCGCGGCTGA
- the panC gene encoding pantoate--beta-alanine ligase yields MNTVKTVRELRAAVAHARSAGKRIGFVPTMGNLHSGHATLVTKAAQQSDFVVASIFVNPLQFGAGEDLDKYPRTLAADQEKLLQAGCNLLFAPTVEEMYPGGMTGQTRVSVPQLSEGLCGASRPGHFEGVATVVSKLFNMVQPDMAVFGQKDYQQLAVIRAMVHDLNMPIQIIGEPTVRAADGLALSSRNGYLTEEQRAIAPVLYRSLSQIAAAIKGGDHDFAKLRAEQIQHIEAAGLRLDYLEVRQGVHLRAATPEDRDVVILVAAYLGATRLIDNLHLNLA; encoded by the coding sequence ATGAACACCGTTAAAACAGTACGAGAGCTGCGCGCCGCCGTCGCTCACGCGCGCAGTGCCGGCAAGCGCATTGGCTTTGTGCCCACCATGGGCAACCTGCACAGCGGCCACGCCACTCTGGTGACCAAGGCCGCGCAGCAATCGGACTTCGTGGTGGCGAGCATTTTCGTCAACCCGCTGCAGTTCGGTGCCGGCGAAGACCTGGACAAATACCCGCGCACACTGGCTGCCGACCAGGAAAAGCTGCTGCAAGCCGGTTGCAACCTGCTGTTCGCGCCGACCGTCGAAGAAATGTACCCCGGCGGCATGACCGGCCAGACCCGCGTGAGTGTCCCGCAGCTGTCCGAAGGCCTCTGCGGCGCCAGTCGCCCAGGGCATTTCGAAGGTGTGGCCACGGTGGTCAGCAAACTGTTCAACATGGTCCAGCCGGACATGGCCGTGTTTGGCCAGAAGGATTACCAGCAACTGGCGGTTATTCGCGCCATGGTCCATGACCTGAACATGCCGATCCAGATCATCGGCGAGCCAACCGTACGTGCCGCCGACGGCCTCGCGCTGTCATCGCGCAACGGTTACCTCACCGAAGAACAACGCGCCATCGCACCCGTGCTGTACCGCAGCCTCAGCCAGATCGCTGCCGCCATCAAGGGCGGTGACCACGATTTCGCCAAGCTGCGCGCCGAGCAGATCCAGCACATCGAAGCGGCCGGTTTGCGCCTGGATTACCTGGAAGTGCGCCAAGGCGTGCACCTGCGTGCCGCCACGCCTGAAGACCGTGATGTCGTGATCCTGGTAGCCGCGTATTTGGGCGCTACGCGCCTGATCGATAACTTGCACTTGAATCTGGCCTGA
- the panB gene encoding 3-methyl-2-oxobutanoate hydroxymethyltransferase — MPDITLTTLQSLKLKGEKITMLTCYDATFAQACCQAGVEVLLVGDSLGMVLQGNDSTLPVTTDELAYHTASVKRGNDGAFIIADLPFMSYATVEQTFQNAGKLMQAGAHMIKVEGAVWLAESIRLLAERGVPVCVHMGLTPQSVNLLGGYKVQGRNEAQARQMRADAIALEQAGAAMILLECVPSELAAEITQAVKVPVIGIGAGSATDGQVLVMHDMLGLSLTGRAPKFVKNFMAGQDSIQAALSAYVDEVKAGSFPGVEHGFSA, encoded by the coding sequence ATGCCAGACATTACCCTGACCACCTTGCAGAGCCTGAAGCTCAAAGGTGAAAAAATCACCATGCTGACCTGCTACGACGCCACCTTCGCCCAGGCCTGCTGCCAGGCCGGCGTCGAGGTGCTACTGGTGGGTGACTCCCTGGGCATGGTTCTTCAAGGGAATGACAGCACCCTGCCCGTCACCACCGATGAACTCGCCTACCACACCGCCAGCGTGAAACGCGGTAACGACGGCGCCTTCATCATCGCCGACCTGCCGTTCATGAGTTACGCCACGGTCGAGCAGACCTTTCAAAACGCCGGCAAACTGATGCAAGCCGGTGCGCACATGATCAAAGTGGAAGGCGCCGTATGGCTCGCCGAGTCGATCCGACTGCTGGCTGAGCGCGGCGTACCCGTGTGTGTGCACATGGGCCTGACCCCGCAGTCGGTCAACCTGCTTGGCGGCTATAAAGTACAAGGTCGCAATGAGGCCCAGGCGCGCCAGATGCGTGCGGACGCCATCGCCCTGGAACAAGCAGGTGCGGCGATGATTCTGCTGGAGTGCGTGCCGAGCGAACTGGCGGCGGAAATCACCCAGGCCGTCAAAGTGCCGGTGATCGGCATTGGCGCAGGTTCCGCCACCGACGGCCAGGTGCTGGTGATGCACGACATGCTCGGCCTGTCGTTGACCGGCCGTGCGCCGAAGTTCGTGAAAAATTTCATGGCCGGCCAGGACAGCATCCAGGCAGCATTGAGCGCTTACGTGGACGAAGTCAAAGCCGGTTCTTTCCCAGGCGTCGAACACGGATTCTCTGCATGA